The following proteins come from a genomic window of Acinetobacter baumannii:
- a CDS encoding glyceraldehyde-3-phosphate dehydrogenase, with protein sequence MSKDTIIALHAEHQGRWKNREEIAERMIALIGQLYREKNIVVSVYGRSLINRSVIQILKTHRRTRVVDVELSVVNTFPILEALAKVENIGSAEVDIGKLAVEYKEKGGDVDAFVAQAVESIKGSATSEQPKDVVLYGFGRIGRILARLIISQSGLGRGLSLKAIVVRKSSDGDLAKRASLLRRDSIHGTFAGTISVDEENEAIIANGNFIKVIYASSPSEVDYTQYGIENALLIDNTGKWRDAEGLSQHLKCPGVARVVLTAPSKGEMKNVVFGVNNSDILDEDKIISAASCTTNAITPILKVLDDKYKVLNGHVETVHSFTNDQNLIDNYHKADRRGRAATLNMVITETGAAKAVAKALPALKGKLTGNSVRVPTPNVSLAILNLTLDKEVDREEVNEYIRQISINSNLQGQIGYTNSTEVVSSDFIGSRTAGVYDAQATITSGNRLTAYVWYDNEVGYSCQVLRIAEQMCGVSYKKIPAETNA encoded by the coding sequence GTGAGCAAAGACACTATCATCGCCCTGCACGCTGAACACCAAGGCCGTTGGAAAAACCGTGAAGAAATCGCGGAACGTATGATTGCATTAATCGGTCAATTATACCGTGAAAAAAATATTGTCGTATCTGTTTACGGTCGCTCTTTAATTAACCGTTCTGTTATCCAAATTTTGAAAACTCACCGTCGTACACGTGTTGTAGATGTTGAGCTTTCTGTAGTAAATACTTTCCCTATTTTAGAAGCTTTAGCAAAAGTTGAAAATATCGGTTCTGCAGAAGTTGATATCGGTAAACTTGCAGTTGAATATAAAGAAAAAGGCGGTGATGTTGACGCTTTTGTTGCTCAAGCTGTTGAGTCAATTAAAGGTAGCGCAACTTCTGAACAACCTAAAGATGTAGTTCTTTACGGTTTTGGTCGTATTGGCCGTATCTTGGCTCGTTTAATCATTAGCCAATCAGGTTTAGGTCGTGGTTTAAGCCTTAAAGCGATTGTTGTTCGTAAGTCTTCTGACGGTGACTTGGCTAAACGTGCTTCTTTACTTCGTCGTGACTCTATTCACGGTACTTTTGCAGGTACAATCTCTGTTGATGAAGAAAACGAAGCAATTATCGCTAACGGTAACTTCATCAAAGTGATCTATGCGTCTAGCCCAAGCGAAGTAGACTATACTCAATACGGTATTGAAAACGCGCTTTTAATCGACAACACTGGTAAATGGCGTGATGCTGAAGGCCTAAGCCAACACTTGAAATGCCCAGGTGTTGCACGTGTTGTATTAACTGCACCAAGTAAAGGCGAAATGAAAAACGTTGTATTTGGTGTAAACAACTCTGACATTTTAGATGAAGACAAAATCATCTCTGCTGCAAGTTGTACAACAAATGCGATCACTCCAATTCTTAAAGTATTGGATGACAAATATAAAGTTCTTAATGGTCACGTTGAGACAGTTCACTCATTTACAAATGACCAGAACTTAATCGATAACTACCACAAAGCTGATCGTCGTGGTCGTGCTGCTACATTGAACATGGTTATTACTGAAACTGGTGCTGCTAAAGCTGTTGCTAAAGCATTGCCTGCGTTAAAAGGTAAGTTAACTGGTAACTCTGTACGTGTTCCAACACCAAACGTATCTCTTGCGATTTTAAACTTAACGCTTGATAAAGAAGTTGATCGTGAAGAAGTGAACGAATACATTCGTCAAATTTCGATCAACTCTAACCTTCAAGGTCAAATCGGTTATACCAACTCTACAGAAGTGGTATCAAGCGACTTTATCGGTTCTCGTACTGCTGGTGTATATGATGCTCAAGCAACGATTACTTCTGGTAACCGCTTAACTGCATATGTTTGGTACGATAATGAAGTAGGTTATAGCTGCCAAGTATTACGTATTGCTGAGCAAATGTGTGGCGTAAGCTATAAAAAAATTCCTGCAGAAACTAACGCTTAA
- a CDS encoding sensor domain-containing diguanylate cyclase, protein METLDSSIFDLTPIPMWIEDFSEVKQLFDLWRNQGVENLYEFLSQNENLVVECAHKIKIIKVNQKVLDLFEAKNQEELCANLNLIFKKEMFEAHIHELEALWNSKTHFSSTTINYTLSGKRIDVQLRGAILPGSETTFDRILITTEDITPYQNALRQEEKNRRLAESMFIYSPTSLWVEDFSRIKNRIDQLRLLGIEDFRTFLDVHPEFVRQCIEDILILDVNQSTLDLFKAPDKTTLLKNTHKIFAEEMVETFREQLIELWQGNIHHKREAVNYALDGQIRNVLLQFTVFPGYEETWGLVQVALTDITARKKAENYLEYLGQHDVLTKLYNRAFFTEELNRLNRSIIRPVSSIFLDMNGLKETNDQLGHDIGDGLLRRVGNILNQAIMNTAYTASRIGGDEFVILMPGADEANVLMMLQTIQELFNIDNQYYSSHPISIAIGHATTKENEQVEDMLKRADHHMYQKKKSYYQEILLP, encoded by the coding sequence ATGGAAACTTTAGATTCTTCAATTTTTGACCTCACCCCAATTCCAATGTGGATTGAAGACTTTAGTGAAGTTAAGCAGTTATTTGACTTATGGAGAAATCAAGGGGTTGAAAACTTATATGAATTTCTAAGCCAAAATGAAAATCTAGTGGTTGAATGTGCTCATAAAATTAAAATTATTAAGGTCAACCAAAAAGTATTAGACCTTTTTGAAGCAAAAAACCAAGAAGAGTTATGTGCCAACTTAAATCTTATTTTTAAAAAAGAAATGTTTGAAGCTCATATTCATGAACTCGAAGCGTTATGGAATAGCAAAACTCATTTCTCGAGTACCACTATAAATTACACGCTCTCTGGTAAACGTATTGATGTACAACTACGTGGAGCAATTTTACCGGGTTCTGAAACTACGTTTGACCGTATTTTAATTACCACCGAAGACATTACTCCGTATCAAAATGCACTTCGTCAGGAAGAGAAAAATCGACGCCTAGCAGAGTCAATGTTTATCTACTCCCCGACTTCGCTTTGGGTTGAAGATTTTAGCCGTATTAAAAATAGAATTGATCAGCTTAGGCTATTAGGAATTGAAGACTTTAGGACTTTTTTAGATGTACATCCTGAATTTGTTCGCCAATGCATAGAAGACATTTTAATTTTAGACGTCAATCAGTCGACTCTCGATTTATTTAAAGCACCAGATAAAACCACTCTGTTAAAAAATACCCATAAAATTTTTGCCGAAGAGATGGTGGAAACTTTTAGAGAACAGCTGATTGAACTCTGGCAAGGAAATATTCACCACAAGCGTGAAGCCGTTAACTATGCGTTAGATGGCCAAATTAGAAATGTCTTATTGCAATTTACCGTATTCCCCGGTTATGAAGAGACTTGGGGATTGGTACAGGTTGCGCTTACAGATATTACTGCACGAAAGAAAGCCGAAAATTATCTAGAATACTTAGGCCAGCATGATGTACTGACCAAACTTTATAACCGAGCTTTTTTTACAGAAGAGCTTAATCGTTTAAATCGCAGTATTATTCGCCCTGTTTCTTCAATTTTTTTAGACATGAACGGCTTAAAGGAAACCAATGATCAACTTGGCCATGATATTGGTGATGGTTTATTACGTCGAGTAGGTAATATTTTAAATCAGGCAATTATGAATACTGCTTATACAGCTTCTCGAATCGGTGGCGACGAATTTGTAATTTTAATGCCTGGTGCAGATGAAGCGAATGTTTTGATGATGCTGCAAACCATTCAGGAGCTTTTTAATATAGATAATCAATATTATTCAAGTCATCCTATTAGTATTGCGATTGGGCACGCCACAACAAAAGAAAATGAACAAGTTGAAGATATGCTAAAACGCGCAGATCATCATATGTATCAAAAGAAAAAAAGTTATTATCAAGAAATTCTTCTACCATAA
- the cgtA gene encoding Obg family GTPase CgtA, with amino-acid sequence MRFVDEAVITVEAGDGGNGVASFRREKFVPFGGPDGGDGGRGGSIYIQADDDTSTLVDYRYTRKFRAERGKNGAGANCTGRGGEDVVLKVPVGTTIVDTDSGDIIGDLVEDGQRVMVASGGEGGLGNTHFKSSTNRAPRKCTTGTKGEFREIRLELKVLADVGLLGMPNAGKSTFIRAVSAAKPKVADYPFTTMVPNLGVVDADRHRSFVMADIPGLIEGAAEGAGLGIRFLKHLARTRILLHIIDVQPIDGSDPAHNAKAIMNELAKFSPTLAKLPIVLVLNKLDQIAEESREEWCQHILDELQWTGPVFKTSGLLEEGTKEVVYYLMDQIEQQREREVEDPEYAAEVRAFREQLEAETREQTIAAKEAYRAMRKAQRLESMMDDDDDFDDDEDDGDVESIYVRD; translated from the coding sequence ATGCGCTTTGTTGATGAAGCAGTCATTACCGTAGAGGCTGGCGACGGTGGCAATGGCGTAGCCAGTTTTCGCCGTGAAAAATTTGTACCATTTGGTGGCCCAGATGGTGGTGATGGCGGACGTGGTGGAAGTATCTATATTCAAGCAGATGATGATACAAGTACCCTAGTCGATTACCGTTACACCCGTAAATTCCGCGCTGAGCGTGGTAAAAACGGTGCAGGTGCTAACTGTACTGGACGTGGTGGTGAAGATGTGGTTTTAAAAGTACCCGTTGGTACAACAATTGTTGATACAGATTCAGGCGATATTATTGGCGATCTGGTAGAAGACGGCCAAAGAGTCATGGTTGCAAGCGGTGGTGAAGGTGGTTTAGGAAATACTCACTTTAAATCATCAACCAACCGTGCTCCACGTAAATGTACGACAGGTACAAAAGGTGAGTTCCGTGAAATTCGCCTTGAGTTGAAAGTATTAGCAGATGTTGGCTTATTAGGTATGCCAAATGCTGGTAAATCAACATTTATTCGTGCAGTAAGTGCCGCGAAACCAAAAGTAGCAGATTATCCATTTACCACTATGGTTCCTAACCTAGGTGTAGTAGATGCTGACCGTCACCGCTCGTTTGTGATGGCAGATATTCCGGGACTTATTGAGGGTGCAGCAGAAGGTGCAGGTTTAGGTATTCGTTTCCTTAAGCATTTAGCACGTACACGTATTCTTTTGCACATTATTGATGTACAACCAATTGATGGTTCAGACCCGGCCCATAATGCTAAAGCAATTATGAATGAACTTGCCAAGTTTTCTCCTACTTTGGCGAAGTTACCAATTGTATTAGTACTTAATAAACTTGATCAGATTGCTGAAGAAAGCCGTGAAGAATGGTGTCAGCATATTCTAGATGAGTTGCAATGGACAGGTCCTGTCTTTAAGACCTCGGGTTTACTCGAAGAAGGAACCAAAGAAGTTGTTTATTACCTCATGGATCAGATTGAACAACAACGTGAACGTGAAGTTGAAGATCCTGAGTACGCAGCAGAAGTAAGAGCATTCCGTGAACAGCTTGAAGCTGAAACACGTGAACAGACCATTGCAGCGAAGGAAGCATACCGTGCTATGCGTAAGGCACAACGCCTTGAAAGCATGATGGACGATGATGATGACTTCGATGACGATGAAGACGATGGTGATGTAGAAAGCATCTACGTTCGTGATTAA
- a CDS encoding A1S_2505 family phage non-structural protein: MTYQYHDESIVTELPEDTVFVFGSNMAGQHGSGAARVASQHFGAVEGVGRGWAGQSFAIPTLNEHIQQMPLSQIEHYVEDFKVYAKNHPKMKYFVTALGCGIAGYKVSEIAPLFKGIHHNVIFPESFKPYVEEDAVSQFPTLTQKMVQSFINDEVIFYFNHGSESFEDALDKTDLSRAEKAIALIVLNEELYPRDRYGRGRDHELRDILGKLNGKIFNIHGNSEGAMIFVSVIVALMELYDFDEQDFIKLWRGEKNIDHPINR; encoded by the coding sequence ATGACCTATCAATATCATGATGAAAGTATTGTAACCGAACTCCCTGAAGATACCGTGTTTGTCTTCGGTAGTAATATGGCTGGACAACATGGTAGTGGAGCCGCACGTGTTGCCAGTCAGCATTTTGGGGCTGTAGAGGGTGTAGGACGTGGCTGGGCTGGTCAGAGCTTTGCAATTCCAACATTAAATGAACATATCCAACAAATGCCACTCTCCCAAATCGAGCATTATGTTGAAGACTTTAAAGTTTATGCAAAAAATCATCCTAAAATGAAATACTTTGTGACAGCTTTAGGATGTGGAATCGCAGGTTATAAGGTTTCCGAAATCGCTCCTCTTTTTAAAGGCATACATCACAATGTGATTTTTCCTGAATCGTTTAAACCGTATGTGGAAGAAGATGCTGTTTCACAGTTCCCAACACTCACTCAAAAAATGGTTCAAAGTTTCATTAATGATGAAGTTATTTTCTACTTTAATCACGGTAGTGAATCTTTTGAAGATGCTTTAGATAAAACGGATTTATCACGTGCTGAAAAAGCGATAGCGCTTATTGTGCTTAATGAGGAATTGTATCCTCGTGACCGCTATGGCAGAGGCCGTGACCACGAATTGAGAGATATTTTAGGTAAGCTCAATGGTAAGATTTTTAATATTCATGGTAACTCAGAAGGTGCAATGATTTTCGTAAGTGTAATTGTTGCGCTTATGGAACTTTATGATTTTGATGAGCAAGATTTTATAAAATTATGGCGCGGTGAGAAAAATATCGACCACCCTATTAACCGTTAA
- a CDS encoding lipocalin family protein: protein MAFRNNVPQASWRLAKIALGGIVLTGLAVGTYAYAQQKPLPTVDKVELDRYLGVWYEVARKPAFFQKKCAYNVSATYTLNENGNIVVDNRCYDNQKQLQQSIGEAFVVNPPYNTKLKVSFLPEAVRWIPIIRGDYWILKLDEDYQTVLVGEPSRKYLWVLSRTPHPHKEVVDEYLNYAKTLGFDIRDIIHTEHKE, encoded by the coding sequence ATGGCATTTCGAAATAATGTTCCGCAAGCCAGTTGGCGCTTGGCAAAAATTGCATTGGGCGGTATTGTTCTGACTGGCTTAGCTGTCGGAACATATGCCTATGCCCAGCAGAAGCCTCTACCTACAGTCGATAAGGTTGAATTAGACCGTTATTTAGGTGTGTGGTATGAAGTCGCGCGTAAACCTGCTTTTTTCCAAAAAAAATGTGCTTACAATGTATCTGCAACCTATACCTTAAATGAAAATGGAAACATAGTTGTAGATAACCGCTGCTACGATAATCAAAAGCAATTACAGCAATCTATCGGTGAGGCCTTTGTAGTTAATCCGCCGTATAACACGAAATTAAAGGTAAGCTTTTTACCCGAAGCTGTAAGATGGATTCCGATAATTCGTGGAGACTACTGGATTTTAAAGCTCGATGAAGATTACCAAACAGTTTTGGTAGGCGAACCTTCCCGAAAATATCTTTGGGTTTTATCTAGAACGCCGCATCCACACAAAGAAGTGGTTGATGAATATCTAAATTATGCAAAAACATTAGGATTTGATATTCGAGATATTATTCATACCGAGCATAAAGAATAA
- the uvrB gene encoding excinuclease ABC subunit UvrB, which translates to MNENQPFDLVTHYQPAGDQPQAIEKLVNGIEKGFRNQLLLGVTGSGKTYTMANVIAQTQRPTIVMAHNKTLAAQLYGEFKAFFPNNAVEYFVSYYDYYQPEAYVPSSDTFIEKDAAINDHIDQMRLSATRALLERRDAIIVASVSAIYGLGDPNAYMQMLLHVVQGDRVSRDEIIRRLVEMQYTRNELEFLRGTYRIRGEIIDIFPAESDQHAIRIELFDDEVDSIRWFDPLTGKMVRKVPRVTIYPKSHYVTPKDNLTRAIDTIKDELQDQLKFFREHDKLLEAQRIEQRTRYDLEMMQQLGYTNGIENYSRHLSGRPAGEAPPTLFDYVPEDALLIIDESHVTVPQIGAMYKGDRSRKENLVNYGFRLPSALDNRPMKFEEWERIVPTTIFVSATPARYELEKSEQVVEQVVRPTGLIDPEIEVRPVLTQVDDVLSEINIRKNLNERVLVTTLTKRMAEDLTSYLKEYGVKVAYLHSDIDTVERVKIIHELRTGVFDVLVGINLLREGLDMPEVSLVAILDADKEGFLRSERSLIQTIGRAARNVKGKAILYADTITDSMRKAIDETERRRTKQIEFNEQHGITPRSAVRQAVKEIDTGEVLSDDQIDEKVLEQAQALSADERHILSDPKLFSKHITKLEKEMLKASKDLQFEQAARIRDEIVRLKAQMLQ; encoded by the coding sequence GTGAACGAAAATCAACCTTTCGATTTGGTCACTCATTACCAGCCAGCGGGTGATCAGCCACAGGCAATTGAAAAGCTGGTGAATGGTATCGAAAAGGGTTTTCGTAATCAGTTACTGCTAGGCGTGACCGGTTCAGGTAAGACCTATACCATGGCAAATGTGATTGCCCAAACTCAGCGTCCGACGATTGTGATGGCGCATAATAAGACCTTGGCAGCCCAGCTCTATGGTGAGTTTAAAGCCTTCTTCCCAAACAATGCAGTTGAGTATTTCGTAAGTTATTACGACTACTATCAACCCGAGGCTTATGTTCCGTCGTCAGATACATTTATTGAAAAAGACGCGGCAATTAATGACCATATTGACCAGATGCGATTATCGGCAACGCGTGCTTTGTTAGAACGTCGTGATGCGATTATTGTTGCTTCTGTTTCGGCCATTTATGGTTTGGGTGACCCAAATGCTTATATGCAAATGTTATTGCATGTGGTCCAAGGTGACCGAGTAAGTCGAGACGAAATTATTCGCCGTTTGGTTGAAATGCAATATACGCGTAATGAGCTTGAATTCTTACGTGGTACGTATCGTATCCGTGGTGAAATTATTGATATTTTCCCGGCAGAATCCGACCAACATGCGATTCGTATTGAACTCTTTGATGACGAAGTAGACTCAATTCGCTGGTTTGATCCGCTGACCGGTAAAATGGTCCGCAAAGTACCACGTGTCACGATTTACCCGAAAAGCCATTATGTGACGCCAAAAGACAACCTAACACGCGCTATCGATACTATTAAGGATGAATTGCAAGACCAGCTTAAGTTCTTCCGTGAACATGACAAGTTACTCGAAGCGCAGCGTATCGAGCAACGTACGCGTTATGATTTGGAAATGATGCAGCAGTTAGGATACACCAATGGTATCGAAAACTACTCACGTCATTTATCGGGACGACCAGCAGGGGAAGCACCACCGACTTTATTTGACTATGTACCAGAAGATGCCTTACTTATTATCGATGAGTCGCATGTAACGGTTCCTCAAATTGGCGCAATGTATAAAGGTGACCGTTCGCGTAAAGAAAACTTGGTGAATTACGGTTTCCGTTTACCAAGTGCGCTTGATAACCGCCCAATGAAATTTGAAGAGTGGGAGCGTATTGTTCCGACCACTATTTTTGTGAGTGCCACACCAGCTAGATATGAACTGGAAAAATCAGAACAAGTGGTTGAGCAGGTTGTTCGACCAACAGGCTTGATTGATCCTGAAATTGAAGTTCGTCCGGTGCTTACCCAAGTCGATGATGTTTTGTCTGAGATTAATATTCGTAAGAACTTAAATGAGCGTGTATTGGTAACGACTTTAACCAAGCGTATGGCGGAAGATTTAACATCTTATTTAAAAGAATATGGCGTTAAGGTTGCTTATCTGCACTCGGATATTGATACAGTTGAACGTGTCAAAATTATTCATGAATTACGTACAGGCGTATTTGATGTACTAGTGGGTATTAACTTGCTGCGAGAAGGCTTAGATATGCCGGAAGTTTCTTTAGTTGCTATTTTAGATGCAGATAAAGAAGGTTTCTTACGTTCTGAGCGTTCGCTTATTCAGACGATTGGTCGTGCTGCGCGAAATGTGAAAGGTAAAGCAATTTTATATGCTGATACAATCACTGATTCTATGCGAAAGGCAATTGATGAGACAGAGCGCCGACGTACAAAACAAATCGAGTTTAATGAGCAGCATGGTATTACACCACGTAGTGCAGTTCGTCAGGCTGTGAAAGAAATTGATACGGGTGAAGTACTTTCTGATGATCAGATTGATGAGAAAGTACTAGAGCAGGCACAAGCACTTAGCGCAGATGAACGACATATTCTTTCTGACCCTAAATTGTTTAGTAAGCACATTACTAAGCTAGAGAAAGAAATGTTAAAGGCGTCGAAGGATTTACAATTCGAGCAAGCGGCGCGTATTCGTGATGAAATTGTTCGTTTAAAAGCGCAAATGTTGCAATAA
- a CDS encoding pyridoxal phosphate-dependent aminotransferase, which translates to MDVRLSDRVNAIKPSPTLAVTNKAAELKAAGKNVIGLGAGEPDFDTPQHIKDAAIEAINNGFTKYTAVDGTPGLKKAIIAKLKRDNNLDYQPNQILVSCGGKQSFFNLALALLNKGDEVIIPAPFWVSYPDMVIIAEGTPVIVKCGEEQRFKITPEQLEAAITPNTRLVVLNSPSNPTGMIYSKAELEALAEVLRRHPQVFVASDDMYEPIRWEDEFYNIATVAPDLYDRTIVLNGVSKAYAMTGWRIGYAAGPAKIIGAMKKIQSQSTSNPTSISQVAAEAALNGPQDVLKPMIEAFKRRHDLVVNGLNDIKGISCLPADGAFYAYANIRPLIRAKGLKSCTEFSEWLLEETGVAVVPGDAFGLGGFMRISYATADEVLVDALARIKKAAESIEGVDAAIASIEAEKA; encoded by the coding sequence GTGGACGTACGTCTTTCTGATCGTGTCAATGCTATCAAACCGTCCCCTACACTTGCTGTAACTAATAAAGCTGCTGAGCTTAAAGCTGCTGGCAAGAACGTGATTGGTTTGGGTGCTGGCGAGCCAGATTTTGATACCCCTCAACACATCAAAGATGCTGCAATTGAAGCGATTAATAATGGTTTCACCAAATATACGGCTGTAGATGGTACTCCTGGGTTAAAAAAAGCAATTATTGCTAAATTAAAGCGTGATAATAATCTTGATTACCAACCTAACCAGATTTTGGTTTCTTGTGGCGGTAAGCAAAGCTTCTTTAACTTGGCACTAGCATTATTAAACAAGGGTGATGAAGTGATCATCCCTGCGCCATTCTGGGTAAGCTATCCAGATATGGTCATTATTGCTGAAGGTACGCCTGTTATCGTGAAATGTGGCGAAGAGCAACGTTTCAAAATTACACCTGAACAATTAGAAGCAGCAATTACTCCTAACACTCGTTTAGTGGTATTAAACAGCCCATCTAACCCGACAGGTATGATTTACAGCAAAGCTGAATTAGAAGCTTTAGCTGAGGTTTTACGTCGTCATCCGCAAGTATTTGTTGCATCTGACGACATGTATGAACCAATTCGTTGGGAAGATGAGTTCTACAACATTGCAACTGTTGCACCTGATTTATATGACCGCACGATTGTTTTAAATGGTGTTTCTAAAGCATATGCAATGACAGGTTGGCGTATTGGCTATGCAGCCGGCCCAGCAAAAATCATTGGTGCAATGAAAAAAATCCAGTCTCAATCAACTTCTAACCCGACTTCAATTTCGCAAGTTGCTGCTGAAGCTGCGTTGAATGGTCCACAAGATGTTTTAAAACCAATGATTGAAGCGTTTAAACGTCGTCATGACTTAGTGGTTAATGGCTTAAACGACATCAAAGGTATCTCTTGCTTACCTGCTGATGGTGCGTTCTACGCGTATGCAAACATTCGCCCTCTTATTCGTGCAAAAGGCTTAAAATCTTGCACAGAATTCTCTGAGTGGCTACTTGAAGAAACTGGCGTAGCGGTCGTTCCTGGTGATGCATTTGGTTTAGGTGGTTTCATGCGTATTTCATATGCAACAGCTGACGAAGTACTTGTTGATGCGTTAGCACGTATCAAAAAAGCTGCTGAATCAATCGAAGGCGTTGATGCTGCAATTGCATCTATCGAAGCTGAGAAAGCATAA
- the rarD gene encoding EamA family transporter RarD, translating into MMLKGVILSVMASLTFGVLYFYTQLLGQLDSEQTFGWRIIATLPFLTLFMWWSGDLSHIKNIYQRILAKPSLLLLLITTSVLTSVQLWLFLWGPMHGRGLQVSLGYFLLPLVLVLAGSVLYGEKISKFQWIAIVLAIIGVGHEIFRLGSIAWETALVAIGYSAYFLLRKKIKTDNLGGFWWDLLIIMPVAIYLTHTGLLPYSKFLDQPTLGLVIAGLGVLSAIGLGCYILASRYLPLVVFGLLGYLEPVLLALASLVLGESIGKEEWFTYLPIWCAVFVLVLEGAFHLYQQQQKAKNLQLNIEKYQKRLKNDAHD; encoded by the coding sequence GTGATGTTAAAGGGCGTGATTTTGTCTGTCATGGCATCATTAACTTTTGGTGTTCTTTATTTTTATACTCAATTACTCGGCCAGCTTGATAGTGAACAGACTTTCGGATGGCGTATTATTGCGACTTTGCCATTTTTAACTTTATTTATGTGGTGGAGTGGTGATTTAAGCCATATTAAAAATATATATCAACGTATTTTAGCGAAACCTTCTTTACTTCTATTACTCATTACAACATCCGTTTTGACTTCGGTGCAGTTATGGCTGTTTTTATGGGGGCCTATGCATGGACGTGGTTTGCAAGTTTCTTTGGGATATTTCCTGTTACCGCTTGTTTTGGTTTTAGCGGGTAGTGTCTTATATGGAGAGAAAATATCGAAATTTCAGTGGATCGCTATTGTTCTTGCAATTATTGGTGTAGGGCATGAGATTTTTCGACTAGGAAGTATTGCTTGGGAAACTGCTTTAGTGGCTATAGGTTATTCCGCTTATTTCTTGTTACGTAAGAAAATTAAAACGGATAATTTAGGGGGCTTTTGGTGGGACCTTCTGATTATTATGCCAGTTGCAATCTATCTGACACATACAGGGTTATTGCCATATAGTAAGTTCCTCGATCAACCGACACTCGGGTTGGTTATTGCGGGCTTAGGTGTGCTTAGTGCTATAGGCTTGGGATGTTATATATTGGCAAGCCGTTATTTACCTTTGGTTGTGTTTGGTCTGCTTGGATATCTTGAACCGGTATTACTTGCTTTAGCATCTTTAGTGCTAGGGGAAAGCATTGGTAAAGAAGAATGGTTTACTTATCTTCCAATTTGGTGTGCCGTTTTCGTATTGGTTTTAGAAGGGGCTTTTCATCTTTACCAACAGCAGCAAAAAGCCAAAAATTTGCAATTAAATATCGAAAAATATCAAAAAAGATTAAAAAATGATGCTCACGATTAG